In the genome of Rhodoplanes sp. Z2-YC6860, one region contains:
- a CDS encoding carboxymuconolactone decarboxylase family protein has translation MKILTTILASLSLMMPSSARAAAADDLRDVAPALEKYTNERLLGDVWKRPGLSLRDRSVVTLAALIARGETVELPHYLDIALDSGVKPAEISEIITHLAFYAGWSNALAALAPTKGVFARRGISADQIPPASVLPLPLNEAAEAERVKRVGEQFGAAFPGVARNTTEFLFRDLWLRPDLAPRDRSLITVSALIATGQVAQMPYHLIRALDNGLTQAEAAEAIAHLAFYTGWPNVFSALPIAKEVFEKRQSKE, from the coding sequence ATGAAAATCCTCACCACCATCCTCGCCTCGCTTTCGCTGATGATGCCATCTTCGGCCCGCGCCGCAGCGGCCGACGATCTGCGTGACGTCGCACCGGCGCTCGAGAAATATACCAACGAGCGATTGCTCGGCGACGTCTGGAAGCGGCCCGGGCTGTCGTTGCGCGACCGCAGCGTCGTCACGCTCGCAGCGCTGATCGCGCGCGGCGAGACTGTCGAGCTGCCGCACTACCTCGATATCGCCCTCGACAGCGGTGTGAAACCCGCCGAGATCTCCGAGATCATCACGCATCTCGCTTTCTATGCCGGCTGGTCCAACGCCTTGGCGGCCCTCGCTCCGACGAAGGGCGTGTTCGCCAGGCGCGGCATTAGCGCCGACCAGATTCCGCCTGCCTCGGTCCTGCCACTGCCGCTCAACGAGGCTGCGGAAGCCGAGCGCGTGAAGCGGGTCGGCGAGCAATTCGGCGCGGCGTTTCCTGGTGTGGCGCGCAACACCACGGAATTCCTGTTTCGCGATCTTTGGCTTCGCCCGGACCTGGCGCCGCGCGACCGCAGCCTCATCACAGTCAGCGCGCTGATCGCGACCGGCCAAGTCGCGCAGATGCCCTACCACCTCATCCGCGCGCTGGATAACGGCCTCACCCAGGCCGAAGCCGCGGAAGCCATCGCGCATCTCGCCTTCTACACCGGCTGGCCGAACGTGTTCTCGGCGCTGCCGATCGCGAAGGAGGTTTTCGAAAAACGACAATCGAAGGAGTGA
- a CDS encoding arabinose transporter: MSAVESRPPAVATSDVVIALTPLMAVVLVVFLITGIAMPVLPLHVHQELGLGTFVVGLVSGSQFAAALVSRIWSGHFADTRGAKRAVVAGLLAAAASGLLYALSLRFTASPITSVSILIAGRALLGGAESFIITGALSWGLALVATQNAGKVIAWIGTALYAAFAVGAPAGGALYARYGFVAIALATTLVPLLGVLLILPLRGVTPIRRPKPSLATVLRAVLMPGFGLAFSSIGFGAITTFITLLFVSQGWAPAWLGLSTFAAAFMATRIVFGHLPDRIGGAKIALVSVLLEAAGQALIWLAPSPGLALAGAVLSGFGYALVYPGLGLEAVHRVPSQSRGLAMGTYTACLDLALGIASPLLGLIAAGAGLRAVFLASTITVLGAAVVATRLLRAPTASDA; encoded by the coding sequence ATGTCCGCTGTCGAATCCAGACCTCCCGCCGTTGCGACCTCCGACGTCGTCATCGCGCTCACGCCGCTGATGGCGGTGGTGCTGGTCGTGTTCCTCATCACCGGCATCGCGATGCCGGTTCTGCCGCTCCACGTGCATCAAGAACTCGGGCTCGGCACCTTCGTGGTCGGCCTCGTCTCGGGCAGCCAGTTCGCGGCAGCGCTCGTTTCGCGCATCTGGTCGGGCCATTTTGCCGACACTCGCGGCGCAAAGCGCGCGGTCGTCGCGGGCCTGCTCGCCGCGGCTGCGTCGGGCCTGCTTTATGCGCTGTCGCTCCGGTTCACCGCCTCGCCCATCACATCGGTCTCGATCCTGATCGCGGGCCGCGCGCTTCTCGGTGGCGCGGAGAGCTTCATCATCACCGGCGCGCTGAGCTGGGGCCTGGCGCTCGTCGCCACACAGAACGCCGGCAAGGTGATCGCCTGGATCGGCACCGCGCTCTACGCGGCCTTCGCAGTCGGCGCACCGGCCGGCGGCGCGCTCTATGCCCGTTACGGCTTCGTGGCGATCGCGCTCGCCACCACGCTCGTGCCGCTTCTGGGCGTACTGCTGATCCTGCCGCTGCGCGGCGTCACGCCGATCCGCAGACCCAAACCGTCGCTCGCAACGGTGCTGCGCGCCGTGCTGATGCCCGGCTTCGGGCTCGCCTTCAGCAGCATCGGCTTCGGCGCGATCACGACCTTCATCACGCTCCTTTTCGTAAGCCAGGGATGGGCACCGGCGTGGCTGGGCTTGAGCACCTTCGCGGCAGCCTTCATGGCCACCCGCATCGTGTTCGGCCATCTGCCCGATCGCATCGGCGGCGCGAAGATCGCGCTGGTCTCCGTGCTGCTGGAGGCCGCGGGCCAGGCCCTGATCTGGCTCGCGCCCTCGCCGGGCCTTGCGCTTGCGGGAGCGGTGCTGAGCGGCTTCGGCTATGCGCTGGTCTATCCGGGGCTCGGGCTCGAAGCGGTGCATCGCGTACCGAGCCAGAGCCGCGGGCTTGCCATGGGCACCTACACGGCCTGCCTTGATCTTGCGCTCGGCATTGCGAGCCCGCTGCTCGGCCTGATCGCGGCCGGCGCAGGCCTGCGCGCGGTGTTTCTCGCCAGCACGATCACGGTGCTCGGCGCGGCGGTTGTTGCGACGCGCCTGCTCCGGGCACCGACGGCTTCGGACGCATAA
- a CDS encoding SRPBCC family protein has product MNQRATPDAYGTLIEPATLKIQRLLPGPIERIWAYLTDSDLRRKWLASGEMQMKAGAPFELVWRNNELTDPPGERPPGFSGEHRMASRIIEVDPPHKLTFTWGESGEVTFELAQAGERVLLTVIHRRLPDRNMTLMVGAGWHMHLDILVARATSTEPEPFWDGWSRLKKEYDRRVPA; this is encoded by the coding sequence ATGAACCAACGCGCGACCCCCGACGCCTATGGCACGCTGATCGAACCAGCGACGCTGAAGATCCAGCGCCTGCTGCCCGGGCCCATCGAACGCATCTGGGCCTATCTCACGGACAGCGATCTGCGCCGCAAGTGGCTCGCCTCAGGCGAGATGCAGATGAAGGCTGGCGCGCCGTTCGAACTCGTCTGGCGCAACAACGAATTGACCGATCCGCCCGGCGAACGCCCGCCCGGATTCTCCGGCGAGCATCGCATGGCGAGCCGCATCATCGAAGTCGATCCACCGCACAAGCTCACCTTCACCTGGGGCGAGAGCGGCGAGGTGACCTTCGAGCTCGCGCAGGCGGGCGAGCGGGTGCTGCTCACCGTGATCCACCGCCGCCTGCCGGACCGCAACATGACGCTGATGGTCGGCGCCGGCTGGCACATGCATCTCGACATTCTGGTCGCGCGTGCAACGAGCACCGAGCCGGAGCCGTTCTGGGATGGCTGGAGCCGCCTCAAGAAGGAATACGACCGGCGCGTGCCGGCGTGA
- a CDS encoding bifunctional diguanylate cyclase/phosphodiesterase has translation MFSLTRDTVRSLFSFRPRGFENQQRGPVLRRLPSLAAVAIGIALTAAVAYMVSLSEERNAKLTFDVAADNRSRVLQAGLNEYLTKLGAVQAMFNSVDDQVTRREFENYANALLKFSPSIQTLSWLPRVQADERTAFERSARNEGLAGYHISNRAVDGSFFVAPHQDEYFPVLFSTVPKSSPLYGLDMSPYPNTRQQMDYARDNATLGFYQLPSLASASGVQHGFVYLLPIYRQGQPNSTVEERRRNLIGFASGAMVTAKMIDVVLTVQSAPQGIEFYFFSPHSGPDDLPLYAQPSTLIARQGLKSRGQMTKGLHWTQDIVAVGRPWLTVVAVPMPGGILEGRYDRTWIVLIAGLALTAVVAIYLWGVARHTLNLSEANKTISELAETDTLTRLANRRVFTERLEAAFAAARRGAAAFAVLYFDLDHFKDVNDTLGHALGDALLRAVTDRVRGVLRTDDVVARFGGDEFAVLQHNIAGTDAATTLAARICGALAAPFMIEGNEIHISSSIGISLYDLDITEPEAMMIQADLALYRAKQDGRNCFRFHSVDLDREIEERVTITEDLRVALERGELELHYQPQVELASGQIIGVEALMRWNHPTRGVLQPSIFIPIAERTGLILPLGRWAIDEACCQLKLWQAQDIAPKLVAVNVSALQLRASNDLEGDIADSLKRHGIAAELLELELTESVLMEVTQQHNDSFERLVRLGVRIAIDDFGTGYSSLHYLTSYRVNRLKIAQQLVSKADSDPRNASVVRAAIGLAQDLAIDCIAEGVETQAQAEFLLSAGCRYAQGYRFSMPVDAKRTGEMLRQGRVGAEHAPQQSPKSTAA, from the coding sequence ATGTTCAGTCTGACACGAGACACCGTTCGCAGCTTGTTTTCGTTCCGGCCGCGCGGCTTCGAAAATCAGCAGCGTGGGCCGGTGTTGCGGCGGCTTCCGAGCCTTGCGGCGGTCGCGATCGGTATCGCGCTGACCGCCGCTGTCGCCTACATGGTTTCGTTGAGTGAAGAACGGAATGCCAAGCTCACCTTCGATGTCGCCGCCGACAATCGATCGCGGGTGCTGCAGGCCGGCCTCAACGAGTATCTGACCAAGCTCGGCGCCGTGCAGGCCATGTTCAATTCGGTGGACGACCAGGTCACGCGCCGTGAATTCGAGAACTACGCCAACGCGCTTCTGAAATTCAGTCCTTCGATTCAGACCTTGTCGTGGCTGCCCCGCGTCCAAGCGGACGAACGCACCGCGTTTGAACGCTCGGCCCGCAACGAAGGCCTTGCTGGCTATCACATCAGCAATCGCGCCGTTGACGGCAGCTTCTTTGTGGCGCCGCACCAGGACGAGTACTTCCCGGTCTTGTTTTCCACCGTACCGAAGTCGTCGCCGCTCTACGGCCTCGACATGAGTCCCTATCCCAACACCCGGCAGCAGATGGACTACGCGCGCGACAACGCCACGCTCGGCTTCTATCAGTTGCCAAGTCTGGCGAGCGCTTCGGGCGTGCAGCACGGCTTCGTGTATCTGCTGCCAATCTACCGGCAAGGCCAGCCCAACAGCACGGTCGAGGAGCGCCGCCGCAACCTTATCGGTTTTGCATCCGGCGCGATGGTCACGGCCAAGATGATCGACGTGGTGCTCACGGTGCAATCCGCCCCGCAAGGGATCGAATTCTATTTTTTCAGCCCGCACAGCGGACCGGATGACCTGCCGCTCTATGCACAACCTTCGACGTTGATCGCGCGGCAAGGCCTCAAGTCGCGAGGCCAGATGACGAAGGGCCTGCACTGGACCCAGGACATCGTGGCCGTCGGCAGGCCCTGGCTGACGGTGGTGGCTGTGCCGATGCCGGGCGGCATCCTCGAAGGGCGCTATGACCGCACCTGGATCGTCCTGATCGCAGGCCTGGCGCTCACCGCGGTCGTCGCGATCTATCTCTGGGGCGTGGCCCGCCACACGCTCAATCTGAGCGAGGCGAACAAGACGATCTCCGAGCTCGCCGAGACCGACACGCTGACGCGGCTCGCCAACCGTCGGGTTTTCACCGAGCGCCTCGAGGCAGCCTTTGCGGCAGCCAGGCGCGGGGCGGCGGCGTTCGCCGTGCTCTATTTCGATCTCGATCATTTCAAGGACGTCAACGACACGCTCGGCCACGCTCTGGGCGACGCCTTGCTGCGCGCGGTGACGGATCGCGTCAGGGGCGTCCTGCGGACCGACGACGTGGTTGCGCGTTTCGGCGGCGATGAATTTGCGGTGCTGCAGCACAACATCGCCGGCACGGATGCGGCCACGACTCTGGCGGCTCGAATCTGTGGCGCGTTGGCTGCTCCGTTCATGATCGAAGGCAACGAGATTCATATCTCGTCCAGCATCGGGATATCGCTTTACGACCTCGACATCACCGAGCCCGAAGCCATGATGATCCAGGCCGACCTGGCGCTCTACCGGGCCAAGCAGGACGGCCGCAACTGCTTCCGCTTCCACAGCGTCGACCTCGATCGCGAGATCGAGGAACGCGTGACCATCACGGAAGATCTGCGGGTTGCGCTCGAGCGCGGCGAGCTCGAACTGCACTACCAGCCGCAGGTCGAGCTTGCCAGCGGACAGATCATCGGCGTGGAAGCGCTGATGCGATGGAATCATCCCACGCGCGGCGTACTGCAGCCGTCGATCTTCATCCCGATCGCGGAGCGGACCGGCCTGATCCTGCCGCTTGGACGATGGGCCATCGATGAGGCCTGCTGCCAATTGAAGCTATGGCAGGCCCAGGACATCGCGCCAAAGCTTGTCGCCGTGAACGTGTCCGCATTGCAGCTTCGGGCATCGAACGACCTGGAGGGCGACATTGCTGACAGCCTCAAGCGGCACGGCATTGCCGCCGAGCTTCTGGAGCTTGAGCTCACCGAGTCGGTCCTGATGGAGGTCACGCAGCAGCACAACGACAGCTTCGAAAGGCTGGTGCGGCTCGGCGTGCGGATCGCGATCGACGACTTCGGCACCGGATATTCGTCACTGCATTATCTGACCTCATACCGCGTCAACCGCTTGAAGATCGCGCAGCAGCTCGTGTCGAAGGCCGACAGCGATCCCCGCAACGCCTCCGTGGTGCGTGCTGCCATCGGGCTCGCTCAGGATCTGGCGATCGACTGCATCGCCGAAGGCGTCGAGACGCAGGCGCAGGCCGAATTCCTGCTGTCCGCGGGGTGCCGGTACGCACAGGGTTATCGCTTCAGCATGCCGGTCGACGCCAAGCGCACCGGCGAAATGCTCCGGCAGGGCCGGGTCGGGGCCGAACACGCTCCGCAGCAGTCTCCGAAGTCGACGGCGGCTTGA
- a CDS encoding thioredoxin family protein, with product MLPRAADAAELIMYRRDGCPWCAKWDREIGPIYPKTEFNRQAPPRLINLDHDRDLPIKHGAIRYTPTFVLVENGKEVARMEGYPGEDYFWPRLTNLFQMAKEAGGAPPPAPDGAPPPGASVIPPMK from the coding sequence ATGCTGCCTCGCGCCGCCGATGCGGCCGAGCTCATCATGTATCGCCGCGACGGCTGTCCGTGGTGCGCCAAATGGGATCGCGAGATCGGTCCGATCTATCCCAAGACCGAGTTCAATCGGCAGGCGCCGCCGCGGCTGATCAATCTCGATCATGATCGCGACCTGCCGATCAAGCACGGCGCGATCCGTTACACGCCGACCTTCGTGCTGGTCGAGAACGGCAAGGAGGTCGCCCGGATGGAGGGCTATCCGGGCGAGGACTACTTCTGGCCGCGCCTGACCAATCTGTTCCAGATGGCGAAAGAGGCCGGCGGTGCGCCGCCGCCCGCGCCGGATGGCGCGCCCCCGCCCGGCGCCTCGGTCATTCCCCCGATGAAATGA
- a CDS encoding LysR family transcriptional regulator, translated as MPRDNLDDLAAFIAVARERSFTNAASKLGVSQSALSHTIRGLEARLGVRLLTRTTRSVLPTEAGERLLQNVGPRLEEIESELAAVSELRDKPAGTIRITATEYAIDTILMPKFGKLLKDYPDIKVELVVDYGLTDIVAERYDAGVRSGEQVAKDMIAVRIGPDMRMAVVAAPSYFRKRPEPRRPQELIGHNCINLRLPVHGVYSWEFEKGGRELRVRVEGQFTFNTTMHLLHAALGGHGLAYVPDGLAEPYIAKGKLKRVLADWCPPYSGYHLYYPSRRQASAAFALVVEALRYRK; from the coding sequence ATGCCGCGCGACAATCTCGACGACCTGGCAGCCTTCATCGCCGTGGCGCGCGAGCGCAGCTTCACCAATGCGGCGTCGAAGCTTGGCGTATCCCAGTCGGCGCTGAGCCACACCATCCGCGGACTCGAGGCACGCCTCGGCGTTCGTCTGCTGACGCGCACCACACGAAGCGTGTTGCCGACCGAAGCCGGCGAACGCCTCCTGCAAAACGTCGGACCGCGGCTCGAAGAGATCGAATCTGAGCTCGCGGCGGTCAGCGAGCTTCGCGACAAGCCCGCCGGCACGATCCGGATCACGGCGACGGAATATGCGATCGACACGATCCTGATGCCGAAGTTCGGCAAGCTTCTGAAGGACTATCCCGATATCAAGGTCGAACTGGTGGTCGACTATGGGCTGACCGACATCGTCGCCGAACGCTACGACGCGGGTGTGCGGAGCGGTGAGCAGGTCGCCAAGGACATGATCGCCGTGCGCATTGGCCCTGACATGCGCATGGCCGTGGTGGCAGCGCCATCCTATTTCCGCAAGCGCCCGGAGCCGAGGCGGCCGCAGGAACTGATCGGCCACAACTGCATCAATCTGCGACTGCCGGTCCATGGCGTCTACAGCTGGGAATTCGAGAAAGGAGGACGGGAGTTGCGCGTGCGTGTCGAGGGGCAGTTCACCTTCAACACCACGATGCACCTGCTGCACGCCGCGCTCGGCGGTCACGGCCTCGCTTATGTGCCGGATGGCCTTGCCGAGCCATACATCGCCAAAGGCAAGCTCAAGCGCGTGCTCGCGGACTGGTGCCCGCCTTATTCGGGCTACCACCTGTACTATCCAAGCCGCCGACAGGCTTCGGCGGCTTTTGCGCTGGTCGTCGAGGCGCTGCGGTATCGGAAGTAA
- a CDS encoding ArsR/SmtB family transcription factor yields the protein MVELNAHRLDTVFHALGDATRRRMLRELTRGERTVSELAEPFAMSLAAASKHIKALENAGLIRREVHGRTHICRLEPGPLASAHEWLGFYERYWTGRLDVLERLLLEDDERKSKSRSETRKKKE from the coding sequence ATGGTTGAATTAAACGCCCATCGGCTCGACACGGTCTTCCACGCGCTTGGCGACGCCACGCGCCGGCGGATGCTCCGCGAACTCACGCGCGGCGAGCGGACGGTCAGCGAACTCGCCGAGCCGTTTGCGATGTCGCTTGCGGCGGCCTCCAAGCACATCAAGGCGCTGGAGAATGCAGGCCTGATCCGCCGCGAGGTGCACGGCCGCACGCACATCTGCCGTCTGGAGCCCGGGCCGCTCGCCAGCGCCCATGAATGGCTCGGCTTCTACGAACGCTACTGGACCGGCCGTCTGGACGTGCTCGAACGCCTGCTGCTCGAAGACGACGAGCGCAAATCCAAATCGCGATCAGAGACTCGTAAGAAGAAGGAGTAG
- a CDS encoding transporter substrate-binding domain-containing protein, whose protein sequence is MASAQPSSDSRVADLVKRGEVRIGLFLPQYIKDAASGELKGVWAESARAFAARLGVPLVLVEHPTPPQAIACLKSGACDLLFLPFDDRSASVGDFSPPIFQFDYTLLVPANSRVHRVADIDRTGTKIAAVRNHASTISLSGLLKQAELTLAETPEQTFELLRSGQAAAMASARPTLLTYSAKLNGSTVLADRYGANINRMVVPKGKTGWLSYVGEFVEDAKATGVVQKAIERGGPPGVTVSPPGDPK, encoded by the coding sequence GTGGCGAGTGCGCAACCGAGTTCCGATTCACGGGTTGCCGACCTCGTGAAGCGCGGCGAGGTCCGGATCGGGCTGTTTCTGCCGCAATACATCAAGGACGCTGCGTCCGGTGAGCTTAAAGGCGTGTGGGCGGAGAGCGCCCGCGCGTTTGCGGCGCGCCTCGGAGTTCCGCTGGTTCTGGTCGAGCACCCGACGCCCCCGCAGGCCATCGCTTGCCTGAAGAGCGGCGCTTGCGACCTGCTGTTTCTGCCGTTTGACGATCGGTCTGCCAGCGTTGGCGACTTCTCGCCGCCGATTTTCCAATTCGACTACACGTTGCTGGTCCCAGCCAACTCGCGGGTCCATCGCGTCGCCGACATCGATCGGACCGGAACGAAGATTGCTGCCGTTCGCAACCATGCGTCGACCATCTCGCTCAGCGGTTTGCTGAAGCAGGCCGAGCTGACATTGGCCGAAACGCCGGAGCAGACCTTTGAACTGCTGCGCTCCGGGCAGGCGGCCGCGATGGCGTCGGCCCGCCCGACTCTTCTCACATACTCCGCGAAGCTCAACGGATCGACGGTGCTGGCGGACCGCTACGGCGCCAACATCAATCGGATGGTGGTGCCGAAAGGCAAGACCGGCTGGCTGTCCTACGTCGGTGAGTTTGTCGAGGACGCGAAGGCAACCGGCGTGGTGCAGAAGGCGATCGAGCGAGGCGGCCCGCCCGGCGTGACAGTGTCGCCGCCGGGCGATCCGAAATAG
- a CDS encoding LysR family transcriptional regulator, with protein MAIDPRRLLELRHVARLGSFSRAATALGISQPALSKNIAVLERSIGARVVERTRKGSALTEIGELLLRHSDGLNALLVRASDEVNERKKGLSGSLAIGVSPVATASLVPRAVAALLAETPNVSTTITEKADDELIRELRAGEMDLVVSPAGSLHDPSDIRAETITRDRFALFVRRGHPLSHQKAISLRDLREAQWVVPDARTAMYRQIEALFAAQSEPWPLTLVSTNSITTLKSLIMWSDFVTISSTVLMHPEVEARYLVALPLRGAGASREITVRTRTHPLPSALVNRFIAHLRKVATDS; from the coding sequence ATGGCCATCGACCCCAGACGGCTTCTTGAGCTCCGGCATGTCGCGCGGCTCGGCTCGTTCAGCCGGGCTGCCACCGCGCTCGGCATCTCGCAGCCCGCGCTCTCGAAGAACATCGCGGTGCTGGAGCGCTCGATCGGTGCGCGCGTGGTCGAAAGAACCCGCAAGGGATCAGCGCTGACCGAGATCGGCGAGCTTCTGCTGCGCCATTCGGACGGGCTCAACGCGCTGCTGGTGCGCGCGTCGGACGAAGTCAACGAGCGAAAGAAGGGACTGAGCGGCTCGCTCGCGATCGGCGTATCGCCAGTGGCGACCGCTTCGCTGGTGCCGCGCGCGGTCGCGGCGCTGCTCGCCGAGACACCGAACGTTTCAACGACGATCACCGAGAAGGCCGACGACGAGCTCATTCGCGAATTGCGGGCCGGAGAGATGGACCTCGTCGTCAGTCCGGCGGGGAGCCTGCACGATCCATCGGACATTCGCGCCGAGACCATCACGCGAGACCGTTTCGCTCTGTTCGTGCGGCGAGGTCATCCCCTCTCGCACCAGAAAGCCATTTCGTTGCGCGACTTGCGGGAGGCCCAATGGGTCGTGCCCGACGCGCGCACCGCAATGTATCGGCAGATCGAGGCGCTGTTCGCCGCCCAAAGCGAGCCGTGGCCGCTGACGCTCGTGTCGACGAACTCGATCACCACACTGAAATCGCTCATCATGTGGAGCGACTTCGTCACGATTTCGTCAACCGTGTTGATGCATCCGGAGGTCGAAGCCCGTTATCTTGTGGCGCTGCCGCTCCGCGGTGCGGGGGCGAGCCGCGAAATCACTGTTCGAACGCGCACACATCCTTTGCCGAGCGCCCTGGTCAATCGGTTCATCGCGCATTTGCGCAAGGTTGCAACGGACTCGTGA
- a CDS encoding (R)-mandelonitrile lyase: MEIFPNGSRPSGRGPAEFFTGSVVVDPLLAAGQQTRVGAGHVTFEPGARSAWHTHPAGQLLIVTSGTGWVHEWGGAKREIKPGDVVWIPPGVKHWHGATATNGMRHIAVQETVDGRNVDWLEQVTDEQYAAR; this comes from the coding sequence ATCGAAATCTTCCCGAACGGATCGCGGCCGTCCGGCCGGGGACCAGCCGAGTTTTTCACCGGCTCGGTGGTTGTCGATCCGCTGTTGGCCGCGGGCCAGCAGACCCGCGTCGGCGCCGGCCATGTCACCTTCGAGCCCGGCGCGCGCAGCGCCTGGCACACGCATCCGGCAGGCCAACTGCTCATCGTCACGTCGGGCACCGGCTGGGTGCATGAATGGGGCGGCGCCAAGCGCGAGATCAAGCCAGGCGACGTCGTTTGGATTCCACCCGGCGTGAAGCACTGGCACGGCGCGACCGCAACGAACGGCATGCGGCATATCGCGGTTCAGGAAACTGTCGACGGCCGCAATGTCGATTGGCTGGAACAGGTGACAGACGAACAGTACGCCGCGCGGTGA
- a CDS encoding Bug family tripartite tricarboxylate transporter substrate binding protein, with amino-acid sequence MRRASSLIAYAIACCLGWPAQAQDYPAHPIRIIVPTQAGGVSDILSRTFANKVQNATGATVVVENRTGANGVLAADYVAKSTPDGYTVYLGFQGTQSVLPHVEPKLPYDPTRDFAPVVLLATGPAVLVVHPSMPARSVKELVELAKAKPGAYSYASAGFGTTHHLAAEMFKLAAGVDLTGVTYRGAAPANQDVIAGHVPIEFDNLGLAVNNIRSGAVRPLAITAKDRSPLLPDVPTMAEAGYPSVIAQSWFAFFVPAKTPRPAIDWLNRQANEVFSDPAMRDQFLRQGLVLPLGSPEFLGQHVAEETQRWGEVIRKAKITLPN; translated from the coding sequence ATGCGACGTGCATCATCCCTCATTGCCTATGCGATCGCCTGTTGCCTTGGTTGGCCTGCGCAGGCTCAGGACTATCCGGCCCATCCGATCCGGATCATCGTGCCGACGCAGGCCGGCGGCGTTTCTGACATTCTCAGCCGGACATTCGCCAACAAGGTCCAGAACGCCACGGGCGCAACGGTCGTCGTCGAGAACCGCACCGGGGCCAACGGCGTGCTCGCGGCCGACTACGTCGCGAAATCCACGCCTGACGGTTACACCGTCTATCTCGGCTTCCAGGGCACGCAATCGGTGCTTCCCCATGTTGAGCCGAAGCTGCCGTACGATCCGACCCGGGACTTTGCGCCGGTCGTGCTGCTGGCGACGGGGCCGGCCGTGTTGGTCGTGCATCCGAGTATGCCGGCGCGGAGCGTGAAGGAACTCGTCGAGTTGGCGAAGGCAAAGCCCGGTGCCTACTCCTACGCATCGGCCGGGTTCGGCACCACGCATCATCTCGCCGCCGAGATGTTCAAGCTCGCGGCGGGCGTCGATCTTACGGGCGTCACCTATCGAGGTGCCGCTCCCGCCAACCAGGACGTGATTGCCGGTCACGTTCCGATCGAGTTCGACAATCTCGGTCTGGCCGTCAACAACATCCGGAGCGGCGCGGTGCGTCCGCTCGCCATCACGGCCAAAGACCGCTCGCCGCTGCTGCCGGATGTTCCGACCATGGCGGAGGCCGGATATCCGAGCGTCATCGCGCAATCATGGTTTGCGTTCTTCGTGCCGGCGAAGACCCCGCGCCCTGCGATCGACTGGCTCAACCGGCAGGCCAACGAGGTGTTTTCCGACCCGGCCATGCGCGATCAATTCCTGCGGCAGGGACTTGTCCTGCCGCTCGGCTCGCCCGAATTTCTCGGCCAGCACGTGGCGGAAGAAACGCAACGATGGGGCGAGGTCATCCGCAAGGCCAAGATCACGTTGCCGAACTAG
- a CDS encoding SRPBCC family protein has protein sequence MSDILHRVGVKSPPRDTYKALSTRDGLAGWWTTDTKGDCDVGSVIKFQFGERGFIDMKVLELAPAKRVLWQVTGGPGEWIGTKVSFDLAPEDDFTVVRFKHQGWKEPSEFMDHCSTKWATFLMSMKSLVETGRGAPYPNDIHVANKGD, from the coding sequence ATGTCGGATATTTTGCATCGCGTCGGAGTGAAGTCGCCGCCGAGGGATACGTACAAGGCGTTGAGCACACGAGATGGTCTTGCCGGCTGGTGGACGACGGACACCAAAGGCGACTGCGATGTCGGTTCCGTCATCAAGTTCCAGTTCGGCGAGCGCGGCTTCATCGACATGAAGGTGCTGGAGCTTGCGCCGGCGAAGCGCGTGCTCTGGCAGGTGACGGGTGGGCCGGGCGAATGGATCGGCACCAAGGTCAGCTTCGATCTCGCGCCGGAAGACGATTTCACGGTGGTGCGCTTCAAGCATCAGGGCTGGAAGGAGCCCAGCGAGTTCATGGACCATTGCAGCACCAAGTGGGCGACGTTCCTGATGAGCATGAAGTCCCTGGTCGAGACCGGAAGGGGCGCGCCGTACCCCAACGATATTCATGTCGCCAACAAGGGTGACTGA